A DNA window from Vigna unguiculata cultivar IT97K-499-35 chromosome 10, ASM411807v1, whole genome shotgun sequence contains the following coding sequences:
- the LOC114167463 gene encoding uncharacterized protein LOC114167463 yields the protein MPSPHPLRNLTTPSPPLLHFLPSTSFTLSFSHSHPMTPSFSSSASSPSSSSPSTSSSTPQQQQQNPQNNLNQHKLSHVLKYHNQTKHNFNQYARGPHGLDWANQPNPFRRYLSAPLISLLHPQPPYQPPLYHSLFLSLPSPHPISQSTVSQFLFDSLALSAWKTTGFSTWSLRVNPSSGNLHPTEAYIVAPPIPSISDSAFVAHYAPKEHSLELRAQIPSGFFPKFFPPNSFLVGLSSVFWREAWKYGERAFRYCNHDVGHAIGAVAMAAASLGWDVKVLDTLGCEELKTLMGLHVFPDFEIPSRAVRGKIPEIEFEHPDCVMLVYPNGVGGFDINWKELSEAILGFDKLEWKGKPNSLSKEHVCWDVIYRTAEAVKKPLTLGDKFLVEPFQRSGVCGEGLYKGLSMREVVRKRRSAVDMDGVTKIERDAFYQILLHCLPSGCQGGGRQRRPLALPFRALPWDAEVHAALFVHRVVGLPQGLYFLVRNENHFDELKKAMLPDFLWTKPEGCPDELPLYELLRSDCQKLAKQLSCHQDIASDGCFSLGMVARMEPTLREKNVWMYPRLFWETGVLGQVLYLEAHGIGISATGIGCFFDDPVHQLLGLKDSTFQSLYHFTVGGPVLDKRIMSLPAYPGPDDDA from the exons ATGCCATCACCTCACCCTCTCAGAAACCTCACCACCCCATCACCACCACTTCTCCATTTTCTTCCTTCAACCTCTTTCACTCTCTCATTCTCCCATTCCCATCCCATGACACCTTCATTCTCTTCTTCTGCATCTtctccatcttcatcttctccttcaaCATCTTCTTCCACCccccaacaacaacaacaaaatcctCAGAACAACCTCAACCAACACAAACTCTCCCACGTTCTCAAATACCACAACCAAACCAAGCACAACTTCAACCAATACGCCCGGGGGCCTCACGGCCTCGACTGGGCCAACCAGCCCAACCCTTTTCGCAGATACCTCTCCGCCCCTCTCATCTCTCTTCTCCACCCACAACCACCGTATCAACCACCGCTTTACCACTCTCTCTTCCTTTCTCTCCCCTCTCCCCACCCCATTTCCCAATCCACCGTTTCCCAGTTCCTCTTCGATTCCCTCGCCCTCTCCGCCTGGAAAACCACCGGCTTCTCCACTTGGTCCCTCAGGGTTAACCCAAGTAGCGGCAATTTGCACCCCACTGAAGCCTACATCGTTGCCCCACCCATACCCTCTATCTCCGATTCCGCTTTTGTCGCTCATTATGCCCCAAAGGAGCATTCTTTGGAACTCAGAGCGCAAATCCCATCTGGGTTTTTCCCTAAgttttttccacccaattcgtTTCTTGTTGGGTTGTCCTCGGTTTTCTGGCGTGAGGCTTGGAAGTACGGGGAACGGGCGTTCAG GTACTGTAACCATGATGTCGGTCATGCCATTGGGGCAGTTGCCATGGCTGCTGCGAGTCTTGGTTGGGATGTGAAGGTTTTGGATACCTTGGGGTGTGAGGAGTTGAAGACTCTCATGGGGCTTCATGTTTTCCCTGATTTTGAGATTCCATCGCGTGCTGTTAGAGGGAAGATTCCAGAAATTGAGTTTGAGCATCCTGATTGTGTGATGCTGGTTTATCCGAATGGGGTTGGTGGATTTGATATTAATTGGAAGGAATTAAGTGAAGCTATATTGGGGTTTGATAAGTTGGAGTGGAAGGGGAAACCTAACTCCCTTAGCAAAGAGCATGTGTGTTGGGATGTTATTTATAGGACTGCTGAGGCTGTGAAGAAGCCTTTGACATTGGGAGATAAGTTCTTGGTTGAGCCGTTTCAGAGGAGTGGTGTTTGTGGAGAGGGTTTGTATAAGGGGTTAAGTATGAGGGAAGTTGTTAGGAAGCGAAGGAGTGCTGTTGATATGGATGGAgttacaaaaattgagagagaTGCATTTTATCAGATTCTGTTGCATTGTCTTCCTTCAGGTTGCCAGGGTGGAGGGAGGCAAAGAAGGCCGCTAGCCTTGCCATTCCGGGCTCTTCCATGGGATGCCGAGGTGCATGCTGCTTTGTTTGTTCATAGAGTGGTGGGATTGCCTCAAGGATTGTATTTCTTGGTGAGGAATGAAAATCATTTTGATGAATTGAAGAAAGCAATGCTACCTGACTTTTTGTGGACCAAGCCTGAGGGCTGCCCGGATGAGCTTCCACTGTATGAACTGCTAAGATCTGATTGCCAGAAGCTGGCAAAGCAGCTTTCTTGCCACCAG GACATTGCAAGTGATGGTTGCTTCAGCCTTGGTATGGTAGCCCGTATGGAACCTACTTTGCGTGAGAAGAATGTCTGGATGTATCCACGATTATTTTGGGAAACTGGAGTCCTTGGACAGGTGTTGTACCTTGAAGCACATGGTATTGGAATCTCAGCAACTGGAATTGGTTGCTTCTTTGATGACCCTG TTCATCAGCTCCTTGGCTTAAAAGACTCAACATTCCAGAGCCTTTATCATTTTACTGTTGGAGGTCCTGTCTTAGACAAGCGTATAATGAGTTTACCAGCATATCCAGGCCCTGATGACGATGCTTAA
- the LOC114165526 gene encoding protein MAIN-LIKE 1-like: protein MARTRGNLSRCGSHDALESFTQGAARKRPTTSARRRGQHEVNVVQDDVVEHEVSNVPQDEEQGIDNNGAGFLGGLSDTSLLTRYQDHVARMIWDGQDRVVKIVSHIKKVKKLGRPHPSVLPFVVASGLSPLCDILYEYTDLRLVLGFVERWHPETNTFHLPIGEMTITLDDVWSLLHLSITGHFCSTENLEYEDSVEILMTLLGVDRAMACEELNQSRGAQIRLSWLRELYDSCCDNELWEFATCAYLLHLLGDVSFANTKQLVGYLPLLQAWIYEHFPTLGRKQLQDTYVETEPRAIRYVTGRAISAITEGTIVWDRTYELLQMARDGVEEEETRGGHRV from the exons ATGGCTAGGACACGAGGAAATTTATCTAGATGTGGTTCACATGATGCACTCGAAAGTTTCACACAGGGTGCTGCACGGAAGAGACCGACAACTTCAGCTCGTAGAAGGGGTCAGCACGAGGTTAATGTTGTTCAGGATGATGTTGTTGAGCATGAGGTTTCTAATGTTCCTCAGGACGAGGAGCAGGGGATTGATAACAATGGTGCAGGATTTCTAGGTGGTCTGTCTGATACATCTTTATTGACTCGGTACCAGGATCATGTTGCACGCATGATATGGGATGGTCAG GATCGAGTTGTGAAAATAGTCTCCcatattaaaaaagtgaagaaattagGACGTCCTCACCCTTCTGTTCTCCCCTTTGTGGTAGCTTCTGGATTATCGCCTCTGTgcgatattttatatgaatatacCGATCTTAGGTTAGTATTGGGTTTCGTGGAGAGATGGCATCCCGAGACTAATACTTTTCATCTACCCATTGGGGAGATGACCATCACTTTAGATGACGTCTGGTCGCTCCTCCATCTTTCCATCACTGGACATTTTTGCTCCACTGAAAATCTTGAATATGAAGATTCAGTTGAGATTTTGATGACACTTCTTGGTGTTGATCGGGCCATGGCTTGTGAGGAGCTGAATCAAAGTCGGGGTGCACAGATCAGACTTAGCTGGTTGAGAGAGTTGTATGATAGCTGTTGTGATAACGAGTTATGGGAGTTTGCTACATGTGCATATCTTTTGCACCTT CTAGGAGATGTCAGTTTTGCAAATACAAAACAATTAGTTGGATATCTACCTCTTCTACAG GCTTGGATATACGAGCACTTCCCTACATTGGGAAGGAAGCAATTACAGGATACATATGTGGAGACCGAACCCCGTGCCATACGTTATGTCACTGGACGCGCTATTTCCGCTATAACTGAAGGCACAATTGTTTGGGATCGCACGTATGAGTTATTGCAGATGGCTCGTGATGGCGTTGAAGAGGAAGAGACTAGAGGAGGACATAGAGTTTGA
- the LOC114165527 gene encoding uncharacterized protein LOC114165527, whose translation MLVRKKGIIVGYERISYMKVKMEVGEDEVELEVEEEDMVEVKGEEENGMVEESVSCEFPVLEGPPFSPLIFSAAWENVMDCEDELKFNDCVNRLELVCQSWPVFFEYVNDSWIFPYKKFFVKAWTNKVMHLGNTTSNRVESAHWSLKRVLGSSMGDLCSCWDGIHNIIILQHNKIKASFERSINLITDSYKALSYRRLVGNISRCALELLALELERVKKIGFDTSRCGCILRQTYDLPCACELARYDPRMIPLQEIHVMWTRLSFSNVSSSQFEGQLSIQREIDLLLNLFKEVDIVGKVTIKHKLLDIVCPSMTSMLPPSSKVKTKGAPKSHRSKKSTKRDPSYFEHVYAFIESSRQDTCVAKIENNMKTKGVIQEKVIPMLEQFNHVFHPYILDVVDVVADGHCGYRCIVALLGMGEESWPLIRHDLYKELSQWRDEYATLFGGYDCLEELRKSLLVHSPSGVNRDKWMTIPDMGYAIANRYNVRLQEGCPLPTVNIISSSNCYPKAKGWASFYRDRMQAFLDLHVVDRSYVDLMED comes from the exons ATGTTGGTGCGCAAGAAGGGTATAATAGTTGGCTATGAGAGAATATCATACATGAAGGTGAAGATGGAGGTGGGAGAAGATGAGGTGGAGTTagaggtggaagaagaagatatGGTGGAAGTGAAGGGGGAAGAAGAAAATGGGATGGTGGAGGAAA GTGTTTCTTGTGAGTTCCCTGTGCTTGAAGGTCCTCCATTCTCTCCTCTTATCTTCTCTGCAG CCTGGGAGAATGTCATGGACtgtgaagatgaattaaagtttaatgaTTGTGTTAATCGTCTTGAGCTTGTTTGCCAATCATGGCCTGTATTCTTTGAATATGTTAATGACTCGTGGATCTTTCCTTACAAGAAATTCTTTGTGAAGGCATGGACGAACAAAGTTATGCATTTAGGGAATACAACATCAAATAG GGTTGAGTCTGCTCACTGGAGTCTAAAGAGAGTTCTTGGAAGTAGTATGGGAGACCTTTGTTCGTGTTGGGATGGAATTCACAACATTATTATCTTGCAACATAACAAAATTAAGGCGTCTTTTGAAAGAAGTATAAATCTGATCACTGACTCTTACAAGGCATTGAGTTATAGAAGATTAGTGGGAAATATTTCTAGATGTGCCTTAGAACTCCTTGCTCTAGAGTTGGAAAGAGTAAAGAAGATTGGATTCGATACTAGTCGTTGTGGTTGCATTCTCAGACAAACTTATGATCTTCCATGTGCGTGTGAATTAGCACGATATGATCCTAGGATGATTCCTCTCCAAGAAATTCATGTCATGTGGACCAGGTTGAGCTTCTCAAATGTGTCGTCTTCACAATTCGAAGGGCAATTATCTATTCAGAGGGAGATTGATCTACTGcttaatcttttcaaagaagttgACATTGTAGGAAAAGTCACCATCAAACATAAATTACTTGACATAGTTTGCCCTTCGATGACATCGATGTTACCGCCATCGAGTAAAGTTAAGACGAAAGGTGCACCTAAGAGTCATCGATCAAAGAAGTCAACCAAACGTGATCCCTCATATTTTGAGCATGTGTACGCCTTCATTGAGTCATCAAGACAAGACACATGTGTtgcaaaaatagaaaacaacaTGAAGACCAAAGGTGTAATTCAAGAAAAAGTAATACCCATGCTAGAACAGTTCAATCATGTTTTTCATCCTTATATACTGGATGTTGTAGATGTTGTGGCGGATGGTCATTGTGGATATAGATGCATTGTTGCATTATTGGGTATGGGTGAGGAGTCATGGCCTCTAATCAGACATGATCTATACAAAGAACTTAGTCAATGGCGAGATGAATATGCAACATTATTTGGAGGCTATGATTGTCTGGAAGAACTGAGAAAGTCTTTGCTAGTTCATTCACCATCAGGG gTTAATCGAGACAAGTGGATGACTATACCAGACATGGGGTATGCGATTGCTAATCGATATAAT GTTCGTCTACAAGAAGGTTGTCCATTACCGACAGTGAATATCATATCATCTAGCAATTGTTACCCAAAGGCAAAAGGGTGGGCATCATTTTATAGAGATAGGATGCAAGCATTCCTAGATTTACACGTAGTGGATCGTAGTTATGTAGATCTCATGGAAGACTGA